In Amycolatopsis coloradensis, one genomic interval encodes:
- a CDS encoding ABC transporter ATP-binding protein — protein sequence MSTEAASSDLGGVSGSVLSISDLSVSFPTDEGVVNAVKGIGFDVKPGEIVAVVGESGSGKSVTSMSVLGLLPKTSRIAGELRLGDRNLADLKEKDLQKIRGNQVAMIFQEPMTALNPVYTVGWQLREALRSHQDISKEAADKRAIELLEMVGIPNPPLRFKQYPHQLSGGLRQRVVIAMAISCDPKVIIADEPTTALDVTVQAEILGLLRKLRDTLNTAIVLITHDMGVVADLADRVVVMYQGNIVEEAPVRELFASPSQEYTRKLLAAVPVLGQRPEGRRLLEEGISADSDEATKIAEEIRLEDSELAAVIEENAPALEIKNLVLEYPGRRGQAKNRAVDDVSLSIAKGEIVGLVGESGSGKSTVGRCAIRLLTPTAGTVSIAGKDITNMSNKELRPLRRYFSIVFQDPASTLDPKMTIGESIAEPMVLHKFLQGKALNERVASLLDKVELGGHYRNRYPHELSGGQRQRVAIARALSLDPALLIADEPTSALDVSVQARVLDLFLDLQRSLQFACLFISHDLAVVDLLADRVAVMQHGKLVEVGTRDQVLHSPREDYTRRLLSAAPVADPVLQAERRAAWEAGKLAPVAD from the coding sequence GTGAGCACTGAAGCAGCATCGTCGGACCTCGGCGGCGTGTCGGGTTCGGTTCTGTCCATCTCCGACCTGAGCGTCTCGTTCCCGACCGACGAGGGCGTGGTCAACGCCGTCAAGGGCATCGGTTTCGACGTCAAACCGGGCGAGATCGTCGCGGTGGTCGGCGAGTCCGGTTCCGGCAAGTCGGTGACCTCGATGTCGGTGCTCGGGCTGCTCCCGAAGACGAGCCGGATCGCGGGCGAGCTCCGCCTCGGCGACCGCAACCTGGCCGACCTCAAGGAGAAGGACCTCCAGAAGATCCGCGGCAACCAGGTCGCGATGATCTTCCAGGAGCCGATGACCGCGCTGAACCCGGTCTACACCGTCGGCTGGCAGCTGCGCGAGGCGCTCCGCTCGCACCAGGACATCTCGAAGGAAGCCGCCGACAAGCGCGCCATCGAGCTGCTGGAGATGGTCGGCATCCCGAACCCGCCGCTGCGCTTCAAGCAGTACCCGCACCAGCTCTCCGGCGGTCTGCGGCAGCGCGTCGTCATCGCGATGGCGATCTCGTGCGACCCGAAGGTCATCATCGCCGACGAGCCGACCACGGCGCTCGACGTCACCGTACAGGCGGAGATCCTCGGCCTGCTGCGCAAGCTGCGTGACACCCTCAACACCGCGATCGTGCTGATCACGCACGACATGGGTGTCGTCGCCGACCTCGCCGACCGCGTGGTCGTGATGTACCAGGGCAACATCGTCGAAGAGGCGCCGGTGCGCGAGCTGTTCGCGTCGCCGTCGCAGGAGTACACCCGCAAGCTGCTCGCCGCGGTCCCCGTGCTCGGCCAGCGTCCGGAAGGCCGCCGCCTGCTCGAGGAGGGCATCTCCGCCGACAGCGACGAGGCCACGAAGATCGCCGAGGAGATCCGGCTCGAGGACTCCGAGCTCGCCGCGGTGATCGAGGAGAACGCGCCCGCGCTCGAGATCAAGAACCTCGTGCTGGAGTACCCCGGCCGTCGCGGCCAGGCGAAGAACCGGGCGGTGGACGACGTCTCGCTGAGCATCGCCAAGGGCGAGATCGTCGGCCTGGTCGGCGAGTCCGGTTCCGGCAAGTCGACCGTCGGCCGGTGCGCGATCCGCCTGCTGACCCCGACCGCGGGCACCGTGTCGATCGCGGGCAAGGACATCACGAACATGTCGAACAAGGAGCTGCGCCCGCTGCGCCGCTACTTCTCGATCGTGTTCCAGGACCCGGCGTCCACACTGGACCCGAAGATGACCATCGGCGAATCGATCGCCGAGCCGATGGTGCTGCACAAGTTCCTGCAGGGCAAGGCCCTGAACGAGCGCGTGGCGTCCCTTTTGGACAAGGTCGAGCTCGGCGGCCACTACCGCAACCGCTACCCGCACGAGCTGTCCGGCGGCCAGCGCCAGCGCGTCGCCATCGCGCGGGCGCTCTCGCTCGACCCGGCGCTGCTGATCGCGGACGAGCCGACCTCGGCGCTGGACGTGTCGGTGCAGGCGCGGGTGCTGGACCTGTTCCTGGACCTGCAGCGCTCGCTGCAGTTCGCCTGCCTGTTCATCAGCCACGACCTCGCCGTCGTCGACCTGCTGGCCGACCGCGTCGCGGTGATGCAGCACGGCAAGCTGGTCGAGGTCGGCACGCGTGACCAGGTGCTGCACTCGCCGCGCGAGGACTACACCCGTCGTCTGCTGTCGGCCGCCCCGGTCGCGGACCCGGTGCTGCAGGCCGAGCGGCGTGCGGCCTGGGAGGCGGGCAAGCTGGCCCCGGTGGCCGACTGA